The proteins below come from a single Polymorphobacter fuscus genomic window:
- a CDS encoding fasciclin domain-containing protein, with protein MTDQTHDIVDTAVAAGSFTTLVAAVTAAGLVDTLKGAGPFTVFAPSDDAFAKLPAGTVEELVKPENKEKLTAILTLHVMSGAVHAADVAGKTLTPASVNGEELHVDGTDGVTVNGAHVVTADIACSNGVIHVIDAVLLPKG; from the coding sequence ATGACCGACCAGACCCATGATATCGTCGATACCGCCGTTGCGGCCGGTTCGTTCACCACGCTCGTCGCCGCTGTCACTGCTGCGGGCCTTGTCGACACGCTGAAGGGCGCTGGCCCGTTCACCGTTTTCGCACCCAGCGACGACGCCTTTGCCAAGCTGCCCGCCGGCACCGTCGAAGAACTCGTCAAGCCCGAGAACAAGGAGAAGCTGACCGCGATCCTGACCCTCCATGTGATGTCGGGCGCTGTTCACGCTGCCGATGTCGCCGGCAAGACGCTGACGCCGGCGTCGGTCAATGGTGAAGAACTCCATGTCGATGGCACCGATGGCGTCACCGTCAATGGCGCCCATGTCGTCACCGCGGACATCGCCTGCAGCAACGGCGTCATCCACGTCATCGATGCCGTGCTGCTGCCCAAGGGCTGA
- the era gene encoding GTPase Era → MTMDTPVQRCGSVAIVGAPNAGKSTLTNALVGQKVAIVSAKVQTTRTRLMGIAVDGSTQLMLIDTPGIFAPRRRLDRAMVRAAWEGAEDADLIAFIVDAKTGFRDDATAILENLSNRPEPKLLVLNKVDITAKTRLLELAAHANAFAAFADTFFVSAGTGDGVAELKSALAARMPEGPWHFPEDQLTDATTRIMAAEITREQLYNQLHAELPYASAVETEKWEERRDGSIAIHQQILVERDTQRAIVLGKGGSRLKEIGTTARAGISELTGKKVHLFLHVKVKEDWAEDRAVYRDSGLDWVD, encoded by the coding sequence ATGACCATGGACACGCCTGTGCAACGCTGCGGATCGGTCGCCATCGTCGGCGCCCCCAACGCCGGCAAATCGACGCTGACCAACGCCCTTGTCGGCCAGAAGGTCGCGATCGTTTCCGCCAAGGTGCAGACGACGCGGACCCGGCTGATGGGCATTGCCGTCGATGGGTCGACGCAGCTGATGCTGATCGACACGCCGGGCATTTTCGCGCCGCGCCGCCGGCTCGATCGCGCCATGGTCCGCGCCGCCTGGGAAGGCGCGGAAGACGCCGACCTGATCGCCTTCATCGTCGATGCCAAGACCGGCTTTCGCGACGATGCGACGGCGATCCTCGAAAACCTGTCGAACCGGCCCGAACCGAAGCTGCTGGTGCTCAACAAGGTCGACATCACCGCCAAGACCCGGCTGCTCGAACTCGCCGCCCATGCCAATGCCTTTGCCGCGTTCGCCGACACGTTCTTCGTTTCGGCCGGCACCGGCGACGGCGTGGCGGAACTCAAATCGGCGCTGGCGGCGCGGATGCCCGAAGGCCCGTGGCATTTCCCCGAAGACCAGCTGACCGACGCCACCACCCGCATCATGGCCGCCGAGATCACCCGCGAGCAGCTCTACAACCAGCTCCACGCCGAACTCCCCTATGCCAGCGCCGTCGAGACCGAGAAGTGGGAGGAACGCCGCGACGGCAGCATCGCCATCCACCAGCAGATCCTCGTCGAGCGCGACACCCAGCGCGCCATCGTGCTGGGCAAGGGCGGATCGCGGCTGAAGGAGATCGGCACCACCGCCCGCGCCGGCATTTCGGAATTGACCGGCAAGAAGGTCCATCTGTTCCTGCATGTGAAGGTCAAGGAAGACTGGGCCGAGGACCGCGCTGTCTATCGCGATTCGGGGCTCGACTGGGTCGATTGA
- a CDS encoding phosphoribulokinase — protein sequence MSQRHPIISVTGSSGAGTTTVKNTFDTIFRREGVRAATIEGDAFHRYNRAEMRDRLAEAEAQGNRHLSHFGPGENLFAELEDTFRSYGETGSGRTRHYVHDDREAALHGVTPGNFTEWTDLPAGTDLLFYEGLHGAVVTDSVDIARHADLKIGVVPVINLEWIQKIHRDRAMRGHSTEAVTDTILRRMPDYINFICPQFTVTDINFQRIPTVDTSNPFTARWIPTPDESMVVIRFRNPRGIDFMYLTAMLHDSFMSRANSIVIPGNKLDLAMQLILTPMIMRLIDNKRRMG from the coding sequence ATGTCGCAGCGTCATCCGATCATCTCGGTCACCGGCTCGTCGGGCGCCGGCACGACGACGGTGAAGAACACTTTCGACACGATCTTCCGCCGCGAAGGCGTGCGCGCCGCGACGATCGAAGGCGATGCCTTCCACCGCTACAACCGCGCCGAAATGCGCGACCGGCTCGCCGAGGCCGAAGCGCAGGGCAACCGCCACCTCAGCCACTTCGGCCCGGGCGAAAACCTGTTCGCCGAACTGGAGGACACGTTTCGCAGCTATGGCGAAACCGGCAGCGGCCGCACCCGCCATTATGTCCATGACGATCGCGAGGCGGCGCTGCACGGCGTCACGCCGGGCAATTTCACCGAATGGACCGACCTGCCGGCGGGCACCGACCTGCTGTTCTATGAAGGCCTGCACGGCGCCGTCGTCACCGACAGCGTCGATATCGCCCGCCATGCCGATCTGAAGATCGGCGTCGTCCCGGTCATCAACCTCGAATGGATCCAGAAGATCCACCGCGACAGGGCCATGCGCGGCCATTCGACCGAAGCGGTGACCGACACCATCCTGCGGCGCATGCCCGACTATATCAACTTCATCTGCCCGCAGTTCACCGTCACCGACATCAATTTCCAGCGCATCCCGACGGTCGACACGTCGAACCCGTTCACGGCGCGCTGGATCCCCACACCCGACGAATCGATGGTCGTCATCCGCTTCCGCAACCCGCGCGGCATCGACTTCATGTACTTGACGGCGATGCTCCACGACAGCTTCATGAGCCGGGCGAATTCGATCGTCATTCCCGGCAACAAGCTCGATCTCGCCATGCAGTTGATCCTCACTCCGATGATTATGCGGCTGATCGACAACAAGCGAAGGATGGGCTGA
- the pgi gene encoding glucose-6-phosphate isomerase, with translation MTHADSLLRDLAATPLPPLATLFDDDPDRLAQLTVDALGIYFDFSRLAVSAEILAALQARAAAADLAGWRARLFDGAVVNPSENRAATHMAERGAGAAAAVAAADAGQLAMRALVEQVRAEDVTDVLHIGIGGSALGPALLLDALGRDGDGPRCHIVANIDGEALARALPLCDPQRTRVIIVSKTFTTTETMTNAATVMDWLQRHGIADPRARTIAVTAAPEKAAAWGAGAVLPFAETVGGRYSLWSAVGLPFALRCGWGDWQALHDGAAAMDAHFRDTAMTRNAPVLAGLCDVWAAHYQGQQVRGVFAYDERLRMLPAFLQQLEMESNGKRVTRDGAPVDGPTAAVTWGGTGTDAQHAVFQLLHQGTVVGPVEFLAVAEPGHAMPATHHQQLLANCFAQGAALMKGRSPEAALALSGGNARLAAAKTFPGNRPSATLLLERLDPFTLGALLAFYEHRTFVGAVLLGINPFDQWGVELGKEMASAALAGGGDGFDPSTNALMARALE, from the coding sequence ATGACGCATGCCGACAGCCTGTTGCGGGACCTCGCAGCCACGCCCCTGCCGCCGCTGGCCACGCTGTTCGATGACGACCCCGACCGGCTGGCGCAGCTGACGGTCGACGCGCTGGGCATTTATTTCGATTTTTCCAGGCTGGCGGTCAGCGCCGAGATCCTGGCGGCGTTGCAGGCGCGGGCGGCGGCGGCAGACCTTGCCGGCTGGCGGGCGCGGCTGTTCGACGGCGCGGTGGTCAACCCCAGCGAAAACCGCGCGGCGACGCATATGGCGGAACGCGGCGCCGGCGCCGCGGCGGCGGTGGCGGCGGCCGACGCCGGGCAGCTGGCGATGCGGGCGCTGGTCGAACAGGTCCGCGCCGAGGACGTGACCGACGTGCTCCACATCGGCATCGGCGGCTCGGCGCTGGGGCCGGCGCTGCTGCTCGATGCGCTGGGGCGCGATGGAGATGGCCCGCGCTGCCATATCGTTGCCAACATCGACGGCGAGGCGCTGGCGCGCGCCCTGCCGCTGTGCGACCCGCAGCGGACGCGGGTCATCATCGTGTCGAAGACCTTCACCACGACCGAGACGATGACCAACGCCGCGACGGTGATGGACTGGCTGCAACGCCACGGCATCGCCGACCCCCGGGCCAGGACGATCGCCGTCACCGCGGCGCCCGAAAAGGCCGCGGCCTGGGGTGCCGGCGCAGTGCTGCCGTTCGCCGAGACGGTCGGCGGCCGCTATTCGCTATGGTCGGCGGTGGGGCTGCCGTTTGCGCTGCGCTGCGGCTGGGGCGACTGGCAGGCGCTGCACGATGGTGCCGCGGCCATGGACGCGCATTTCCGCGACACCGCCATGACGCGCAACGCGCCGGTGCTCGCCGGGCTGTGCGATGTCTGGGCGGCGCATTACCAGGGCCAGCAGGTGCGCGGCGTCTTTGCCTATGACGAGCGGCTGCGGATGCTGCCGGCGTTTCTCCAGCAGCTGGAGATGGAAAGCAACGGCAAGCGGGTGACGCGCGACGGCGCGCCGGTGGACGGGCCGACGGCGGCGGTGACCTGGGGCGGCACCGGCACCGATGCCCAGCATGCGGTGTTCCAGCTGCTCCACCAGGGCACGGTCGTCGGGCCGGTCGAATTCCTCGCGGTGGCCGAACCCGGCCATGCCATGCCGGCAACGCACCACCAGCAGCTGCTCGCCAATTGTTTCGCGCAAGGCGCGGCGCTGATGAAGGGGCGGTCGCCGGAGGCGGCGCTGGCGCTGTCGGGCGGCAATGCACGGCTGGCCGCGGCGAAGACCTTTCCGGGCAACCGGCCGTCGGCGACGCTGCTGCTGGAGCGGCTCGATCCGTTCACGCTCGGCGCGCTGCTGGCGTTCTACGAGCACCGGACGTTCGTGGGTGCCGTGCTGCTCGGCATCAACCCCTTCGACCAATGGGGCGTCGAACTGGGCAAGGAAATGGCGTCGGCGGCGCTGGCCGGTGGCGGCGACGGCTTCGATCCGTCAACGAACGCCCTGATGGCGCGCGCGCTGGAGTGA
- a CDS encoding arginyltransferase: protein MAKALHLEGSCVTDQSFRFPRFFVTAPAPCPYVPGRIERKVFAELKGGDAAEMNEALGRIGFRRSQTVVYRPSCDFCQACISVRVVTADFQPSASQKKLLKRHADLEVHACEPWSTDEQWRLLGRYLAARHPVGGMAAMDGHDYADMVEQSPVDTVVVEYREPSVDGRPGRLVGCCLTDKQSDGLSMIYSFFETADIGRPGLGNFIIMDHILRAGRAGMPYVYLGYWIDGCDRMAYKRRFKPVEALIAGVWRPLEPDETVPAAQPSLQRARHQGVR from the coding sequence ATGGCAAAAGCGTTGCATCTGGAGGGGAGCTGCGTGACCGACCAGAGTTTCCGATTTCCGCGCTTCTTCGTCACCGCACCGGCGCCCTGCCCCTATGTGCCGGGCCGCATCGAGCGGAAGGTCTTCGCCGAACTGAAGGGCGGCGACGCCGCCGAGATGAACGAGGCGCTGGGCCGGATCGGCTTTCGCCGCAGCCAGACCGTCGTCTATCGCCCCAGCTGCGATTTCTGCCAGGCGTGCATCTCGGTCCGCGTCGTCACCGCCGATTTTCAACCCTCCGCCAGCCAGAAAAAGCTGCTCAAGCGCCACGCCGACCTCGAGGTCCATGCCTGCGAACCCTGGTCGACCGATGAACAATGGCGGCTGCTCGGCCGCTATCTCGCCGCCCGCCACCCGGTCGGCGGCATGGCGGCGATGGACGGGCATGATTATGCCGACATGGTCGAACAATCGCCGGTCGATACCGTTGTCGTCGAATATCGCGAGCCCTCGGTCGATGGCCGTCCCGGCCGCCTTGTCGGCTGCTGCCTGACCGACAAGCAGTCGGACGGCCTGTCGATGATCTACAGCTTCTTCGAAACCGCCGATATCGGGCGGCCGGGCCTCGGCAATTTCATCATCATGGACCACATCCTGCGCGCCGGCCGCGCCGGCATGCCCTATGTCTATCTCGGCTACTGGATCGATGGCTGCGATCGCATGGCCTACAAGCGGCGCTTCAAGCCGGTGGAAGCGCTGATCGCCGGCGTCTGGCGGCCGCTGGAGCCCGACGAAACCGTGCCGGCGGCCCAGCCGTCACTCCAGCGCGCGCGCCATCAGGGCGTTCGTTGA
- the recO gene encoding DNA repair protein RecO, with amino-acid sequence MHLDTPAIIVALLSHGEHGAVVRFLTPDHGLVAGYVRGGRSRRLRPVLQAGNEVALSLRARVDTQLAAATVELTRARAALATTAQALAVLDWLTALTATALAQEVPHPALYRTLDAIIDGIAAGAGPLALGEAIVRYEHLLLAELGFGLDLTRCAATGTTDDLVFVSPRSRQAVSAAAGAPYAARLLPLPALLRGGPVDAEGVRAGLTLTGHFLGADVLAGRGTDISVARDRAVARIVAAIAAPPA; translated from the coding sequence GTGCATCTCGATACGCCCGCCATCATTGTCGCCCTGCTGTCCCATGGCGAACACGGCGCCGTCGTGCGCTTCCTCACCCCCGACCATGGCCTGGTCGCCGGCTATGTCCGCGGCGGGCGTTCGCGGCGGCTGCGGCCGGTGCTTCAGGCTGGCAATGAAGTCGCGCTGTCGCTGCGCGCGCGGGTCGATACCCAGCTGGCGGCCGCAACCGTCGAACTCACCCGCGCCCGCGCCGCGCTGGCAACAACCGCCCAGGCGCTGGCGGTACTCGACTGGCTGACCGCGCTGACCGCGACCGCGCTGGCGCAGGAGGTGCCGCATCCGGCGCTTTACCGCACCCTCGACGCCATCATCGACGGCATCGCCGCCGGCGCCGGGCCGCTGGCGCTGGGGGAAGCGATCGTGCGCTACGAACATCTGTTGCTCGCCGAACTCGGCTTCGGGCTCGACCTGACCCGCTGCGCCGCGACCGGCACCACCGACGACCTGGTGTTCGTTTCGCCGCGCTCGCGCCAGGCGGTATCGGCCGCCGCCGGGGCGCCTTATGCCGCCCGGCTGCTGCCGCTGCCCGCCTTGCTGCGCGGCGGGCCGGTCGATGCCGAAGGCGTGCGCGCCGGCCTGACCCTTACCGGCCATTTCCTTGGCGCCGACGTCCTCGCCGGGCGCGGTACCGACATCAGCGTCGCACGCGACCGCGCCGTTGCGCGGATCGTCGCCGCCATCGCCGCGCCGCCCGCCTGA
- the rnc gene encoding ribonuclease III: MSHSDADLADWARTRLGHDFTSIALLRRALTHSSASSGPGSYQRLEFLGDRVLGCAVAAWLYADHDEAEGRLTARLHALVEGPANAAVARSLGVTERIVIEHNARAKGLHQSDNVLGDVAEALVAALYLDGGWAVADAFVRREWAQLLVDRPRLLADPKSRLQEWALKRRRGMPVYAVVDRQGPDHAPRFTIEVSVRGEAPARGEGSNKQEAEKAAAVALLGTIGE, translated from the coding sequence ATGAGCCACAGCGACGCCGACCTTGCCGACTGGGCGCGTACCCGGCTCGGCCATGATTTCACGTCGATCGCGCTGCTGCGCCGGGCGCTGACCCACAGCAGCGCCAGCAGCGGCCCGGGCAGCTACCAGCGCCTCGAATTCCTCGGCGATCGTGTCCTTGGCTGTGCCGTCGCCGCCTGGCTCTACGCCGATCACGACGAAGCCGAAGGCCGGCTGACGGCGCGCCTCCACGCCCTTGTCGAAGGGCCCGCCAACGCCGCCGTCGCGCGCAGCCTGGGCGTCACCGAACGCATCGTCATCGAACACAATGCCCGCGCCAAGGGGCTGCACCAGTCCGACAATGTGCTGGGCGACGTCGCCGAAGCCCTTGTCGCGGCGCTGTATCTGGATGGCGGCTGGGCGGTCGCCGACGCCTTTGTCCGCCGCGAATGGGCACAGCTGCTCGTCGATCGCCCGCGGCTGCTCGCCGACCCCAAGTCGCGGCTGCAGGAATGGGCGCTGAAGCGTCGCCGCGGCATGCCGGTCTATGCCGTCGTCGATCGCCAGGGCCCCGACCATGCGCCGCGCTTCACCATCGAAGTCAGCGTGCGCGGCGAAGCGCCGGCACGCGGCGAAGGATCGAACAAGCAGGAAGCGGAAAAAGCCGCCGCCGTCGCGTTGCTCGGCACAATCGGGGAATGA
- a CDS encoding class 1 fructose-bisphosphatase — MTAPTLAGFLAPWAAADARNAAATRAILAIADVCAVMQTRVAGGALVADHGALVGDSLDGDGQKALDQWADNALVEALGAAGVGALVSEERPDVVMLGGSDGVAVAFDPLDGSSNIASNGLIGTIFSVLPDIGGAASFFQPGRAQVAAGYVLFGPQTSLGLTIGNGTQLYVLDPVDHVFRLVDIDVHVPPQTREYAINGSNHRHWGATVRAYVDDCIAGTDGPRGADTNTRWVAAVVADAHRILCRGGVYLYPRDLRPGYEQGRLRLLYEASPIAFLIEQAGGKAFDGRTRILDLVPTAIHQRVPLIFGSADEIDRIARYKSDPNLVVGRAPLFHRRGLFKGA; from the coding sequence ATGACGGCGCCGACATTGGCCGGCTTCCTCGCGCCCTGGGCCGCCGCCGACGCGCGCAACGCCGCCGCCACCCGCGCCATCCTCGCCATCGCCGATGTCTGCGCCGTGATGCAGACGCGCGTCGCCGGCGGCGCGCTGGTCGCCGACCATGGCGCGTTGGTCGGTGACAGCCTCGATGGCGACGGCCAGAAGGCGCTCGACCAATGGGCAGACAATGCCCTTGTCGAAGCGCTGGGCGCCGCCGGCGTCGGCGCGCTGGTGTCGGAAGAACGCCCCGACGTTGTCATGCTCGGCGGGTCGGACGGTGTCGCCGTCGCCTTCGATCCGCTCGATGGCTCGTCGAACATCGCCAGCAACGGGCTGATCGGCACGATCTTCTCCGTCCTTCCCGATATCGGCGGCGCCGCCAGCTTCTTCCAGCCCGGCCGCGCCCAGGTCGCCGCCGGCTATGTGCTGTTCGGCCCGCAGACTTCGCTGGGCCTGACCATCGGCAACGGCACGCAGCTTTATGTGCTCGACCCGGTCGACCATGTCTTCCGGCTGGTCGACATCGATGTCCATGTCCCGCCGCAGACGCGCGAATATGCCATCAACGGTTCCAACCACCGCCATTGGGGCGCCACCGTGCGCGCCTATGTCGATGATTGCATCGCCGGCACCGACGGGCCGCGCGGTGCCGACACCAACACCCGCTGGGTGGCGGCGGTGGTCGCCGACGCGCATCGCATCCTCTGCCGTGGCGGCGTCTATCTCTACCCGCGCGACCTGCGGCCGGGCTATGAACAGGGCCGGCTGCGGCTGCTGTACGAAGCCAGCCCGATCGCCTTTCTGATCGAACAGGCCGGCGGCAAGGCGTTCGACGGCCGCACCCGCATCCTCGACCTGGTGCCGACCGCGATCCACCAGCGCGTGCCGCTGATCTTCGGGTCGGCCGACGAGATCGACCGCATCGCCCGCTACAAGTCCGACCCCAATCTGGTCGTCGGGCGGGCCCCGCTGTTCCACCGCCGCGGGCTGTTCAAGGGGGCCTGA
- the fba gene encoding class II fructose-bisphosphate aldolase (catalyzes the reversible aldol condensation of dihydroxyacetonephosphate and glyceraldehyde 3-phosphate in the Calvin cycle, glycolysis, and/or gluconeogenesis), giving the protein MARITLRQLLDDAAEHGYAVPAFNINNMEQGLAIMGAAAACDAPVILQVSRGARAYAGDIMLEKIVEALELMHPDLPMVVHQDHGNNVATCLSAIRHGFTSVMMDGSLQEDARTPASYAYNVGITAQVAELAHMVGASVEGELGCLGSLETGAGEAEDGHGFEGTLTRDKLLTDPEEAERFVRATGVDALAVAIGTSHGAYKFTRQPTGDILAMDVIARIHARLPDTHIVMHGSSTVPQEWQDVFNAHGGAMRPTWGVPVDELVRGIKMGVRKINIDTDLRLAGAAEFRRIAATAPAEFDPRKFTAAAMTAMTAICRDRFEAFGTAGRASRIKVIPMAAMAKRYASGALDPRVRRPDIAQETQA; this is encoded by the coding sequence ATGGCGCGCATCACCCTGCGGCAATTGCTCGATGACGCCGCCGAGCATGGCTATGCCGTCCCCGCCTTCAACATCAACAACATGGAACAGGGCCTGGCGATCATGGGCGCGGCGGCGGCGTGCGACGCGCCGGTGATCCTCCAGGTCAGCCGCGGCGCCCGCGCCTATGCCGGCGACATCATGCTCGAAAAGATCGTCGAGGCGCTGGAACTGATGCACCCCGACCTGCCGATGGTCGTTCACCAGGACCATGGCAACAACGTCGCCACCTGCCTGTCGGCGATCCGCCACGGCTTCACTTCGGTGATGATGGACGGGTCGCTGCAGGAAGACGCAAGGACACCGGCCAGCTATGCCTATAATGTCGGCATCACCGCGCAGGTCGCCGAACTGGCGCACATGGTCGGCGCGTCGGTCGAAGGCGAACTGGGCTGCCTCGGCAGCCTGGAAACCGGCGCCGGGGAGGCCGAGGACGGCCATGGCTTCGAAGGCACGCTGACCCGCGACAAGCTGCTGACCGACCCCGAGGAGGCGGAACGTTTCGTCCGCGCTACCGGCGTCGACGCGCTGGCGGTGGCGATCGGCACCAGCCATGGCGCCTATAAATTCACCCGCCAGCCAACCGGCGACATCCTGGCGATGGACGTCATCGCGCGCATCCACGCGCGGCTGCCCGATACCCATATCGTCATGCACGGATCGTCGACGGTGCCGCAGGAATGGCAGGACGTCTTCAACGCCCATGGCGGCGCGATGCGCCCGACCTGGGGCGTGCCGGTCGACGAGCTGGTGCGCGGCATCAAGATGGGTGTCCGCAAGATCAACATCGACACCGACCTGCGCCTCGCCGGCGCGGCCGAATTCCGCCGCATCGCGGCCACCGCGCCGGCCGAGTTCGACCCGCGCAAGTTCACCGCGGCCGCGATGACGGCGATGACGGCGATCTGCCGCGACCGGTTCGAAGCCTTTGGCACCGCCGGGCGGGCGTCGCGCATCAAGGTCATCCCCATGGCCGCCATGGCGAAACGCTACGCCAGCGGCGCGCTCGATCCCAGGGTCCGCCGGCCGGACATTGCACAGGAGACACAGGCATGA
- the parC gene encoding DNA topoisomerase IV subunit A, translating to MARTTTKLPPEPPLNPPGDRILDTPFDTALGDRYLVYALSTITARSLPDLRDGLKPVHRRILWGMRLLKLDPASAYKKSARVVGDVMGKYHPHGDQSIYDALVRLSQDFALRYPLIDGQGNFGNIDGDNAAAMRYTEARLTAAAGTLMDGLDEESVAFRATYNGEEEEPEVFPGLFPNLLANGSSGIAVGMATNIPPHNAAEILDAAMALLADPDLPDAALLQWVKGPDFPTGGICVEGAASIAESYATGRGSFRLRARWEKEDLGQGMWRIVVTEIPYQVVKGKLIEALAELVTEKKLPILGDIDDESDEQVRIVIEPRSRNVDADVLMESLFKLTDLEVRISLNMNVLDHGRPGVLSLKAVIAKWLVHQRAVLVARSQYRLDKIEARLEILGGFLIAYLNLDEVIRIIREEDDPKAQLIATFALTATQAEAILNMRLRSLRKLEEMEIGKENKALTLEAKGLRGLIASPAEQTARLAGDMSRLRAVYGPDTPLGRRRTAIAAAPNVRMLSLEDMIDKEPLTIIASQKGWVRAMKGHIDLGAGDAIKFKEGDGPAHAFHAHTTDKIMVASSDGRFYTLAPDKLPGGRGFGEPLRLMIDLGEGTDIVALAPWRANSRLLLAASDGRGFVVEAADVLAETRKGRQVVTPRDKGRLTVVRIIAPGDDMVAVIGQNRKLLVFDLADLPVMARGQGVALQKYKDGGMADARSFVMADGLSWPMGGAGNRTRTESDLSFWKGPRGTAGRLPPTGFPRDNRFA from the coding sequence ATGGCCAGAACCACCACCAAGCTTCCGCCCGAACCGCCGCTGAATCCCCCTGGCGACCGCATTCTCGACACGCCGTTCGACACGGCACTGGGGGACCGTTACCTCGTCTATGCACTGTCGACGATCACGGCGCGCTCGCTGCCCGACCTGCGCGACGGGCTGAAGCCCGTCCACCGCCGCATCCTGTGGGGCATGCGGCTGCTGAAGCTCGATCCGGCGTCCGCCTACAAGAAATCGGCGCGCGTCGTCGGCGACGTCATGGGCAAATATCACCCGCACGGCGACCAGTCGATCTACGACGCGCTCGTCCGCCTCAGCCAGGATTTCGCGCTGCGCTACCCGCTGATCGACGGCCAGGGCAATTTCGGCAACATCGACGGCGATAACGCCGCCGCCATGCGCTATACCGAAGCCCGGCTCACCGCCGCCGCCGGCACGCTGATGGACGGGCTCGACGAGGAAAGCGTCGCCTTTCGCGCCACCTACAATGGCGAGGAGGAGGAACCCGAGGTCTTTCCCGGCCTGTTCCCCAATCTTCTGGCAAATGGCTCGTCGGGCATTGCCGTCGGCATGGCGACCAACATCCCGCCACACAACGCCGCCGAGATCCTCGATGCCGCGATGGCGCTGCTCGCCGACCCCGACCTGCCCGACGCAGCGTTGCTGCAATGGGTCAAGGGCCCGGACTTTCCGACCGGCGGCATCTGCGTCGAAGGCGCTGCCAGCATCGCCGAAAGCTATGCCACCGGCCGTGGCAGCTTCCGCCTGCGGGCGCGCTGGGAAAAGGAGGACCTGGGCCAGGGCATGTGGCGGATCGTCGTCACCGAAATCCCCTATCAGGTGGTCAAGGGCAAGCTGATCGAGGCGCTCGCCGAGCTGGTCACCGAAAAGAAGCTGCCGATCCTGGGCGACATCGACGATGAATCGGACGAACAGGTCCGCATCGTCATCGAACCGCGCTCGCGCAACGTCGACGCCGATGTGCTGATGGAAAGCCTGTTCAAGCTGACCGACCTCGAAGTCCGCATCTCGCTCAACATGAACGTCCTCGACCATGGCCGCCCCGGCGTGCTGTCGCTGAAGGCCGTCATCGCCAAATGGCTCGTCCACCAGCGCGCGGTGCTCGTCGCCCGGTCGCAATATCGGCTCGACAAGATCGAGGCGCGGCTGGAAATCCTCGGCGGCTTCCTCATCGCCTATCTCAACCTCGACGAGGTCATCCGCATCATCCGCGAGGAAGACGACCCCAAGGCGCAGCTGATCGCCACCTTCGCCCTCACCGCCACCCAGGCCGAAGCCATTCTCAACATGCGCCTGCGCTCGCTGCGCAAGCTGGAGGAAATGGAGATCGGCAAGGAAAACAAGGCACTGACGCTGGAGGCCAAGGGCCTTCGCGGCCTCATCGCCTCGCCCGCCGAACAGACCGCGCGGCTCGCCGGCGATATGTCGCGCCTGCGCGCCGTCTATGGCCCGGACACTCCGCTCGGCCGCCGCCGCACCGCCATCGCCGCCGCGCCGAACGTCAGGATGCTCAGCCTTGAAGACATGATCGACAAGGAACCGCTGACCATCATCGCCAGCCAGAAGGGCTGGGTGCGCGCCATGAAGGGCCATATCGACCTTGGCGCCGGCGACGCCATCAAGTTCAAGGAAGGCGATGGCCCGGCCCATGCCTTTCACGCCCATACCACCGACAAGATCATGGTCGCATCGTCCGACGGCCGTTTCTACACGCTCGCCCCCGACAAATTGCCCGGCGGCCGCGGCTTCGGCGAACCGCTGCGGCTGATGATCGACCTGGGCGAAGGCACCGACATCGTCGCGCTGGCGCCGTGGCGTGCCAACAGCCGGCTGCTGCTCGCCGCCAGCGACGGCCGCGGCTTCGTCGTGGAGGCCGCCGACGTGCTCGCCGAAACCCGCAAGGGCCGGCAGGTCGTCACGCCGCGCGACAAGGGCCGGCTGACCGTGGTGCGCATCATTGCGCCGGGCGACGACATGGTCGCGGTGATCGGCCAGAACCGCAAGCTGCTGGTCTTCGACCTTGCCGACCTGCCGGTGATGGCGCGCGGGCAAGGTGTCGCCCTGCAGAAATACAAGGACGGCGGCATGGCCGACGCGCGCAGCTTCGTCATGGCCGACGGGCTCAGCTGGCCGATGGGCGGCGCCGGCAACCGCACCCGCACCGAAAGCGACCTGAGCTTCTGGAAGGGGCCGCGCGGCACCGCGGGCCGCCTGCCCCCCACCGGCTTCCCGCGCGATAACCGGTTCGCCTGA